One stretch of Solenopsis invicta isolate M01_SB chromosome 16, UNIL_Sinv_3.0, whole genome shotgun sequence DNA includes these proteins:
- the LOC105208184 gene encoding DNA excision repair protein ERCC-1 isoform X5, which produces MYLHQNKLKIRLSSRGNPLLKFITNVSWEYSDIVPDYVMGKTTCALFLSIRYHQLNPDYIHERLKLLGNVYNLRVLLVQIDVADPHHALKHLTRISILADMTLMLAWNAEDAGKIIETYKMYESKPSDDIMERSDTAPHQKLVNALTTIRSVNKTDATTLLTTFGTLADIVRAQPNTLALCSGFGLHKAQKLHKVLHESFLRPPNHSTK; this is translated from the exons AGAGGCAATccattattgaaatttataacaaatgtatCATGGGAATATTCTGACATTGTGCCAGATTATGTAATGGGAAAAACTACATGTGCTCTTTTCTTATCAATTCGTTACCACCAATTGAATCCTGATTATATTCATGAAAGACTTAAATTGTTGGGTAATGTTTATAACTTACGAGTGCTCTTAGTACAG aTTGATGTCGCCGATCCTCATCATGCTTTAAAACATCTAACAAGGATTTCCATTTTGGCAGACATGACATTAATGTTAGCATGGAACGCAGAGGATGCcggaaaaattattgaaacttaCAAAATGTATGAAAGTAAACCATCTGATGACATCATGGAACGTAGTGATACAGCGCCCCatcaaaaa TTGGTTAATGCTTTAACAACAATAAGATCTGTCAACAAAACCGATGCAACAACTCTTCTAACAACTTTTGGCACGTTAGCTGACATTGTAAGAGCACAGCCAAATACTCTGGCCTTGTGTTCTGGATTTGGCCTGCACAAAGCTCAAAAGCTTCACAAGGTTTTACATGAATCTTTTCTACGCCCACCAAATCActctacaaaataa